A part of Halobaculum sp. MBLA0143 genomic DNA contains:
- a CDS encoding hydrogenase maturation nickel metallochaperone HypA, translating to MHELAVAERLVARAREAADDAGADRVTGLTVAVGEATHLAPTQLRFCLEAVTDDLLADATVSFERVRARGTCDCGWRGELDRLPETVAAAPERRCPACDGTVTVTAGRECRLERITVPDDGSPNDTD from the coding sequence ATGCACGAACTCGCCGTCGCCGAACGGCTGGTCGCCCGCGCCCGCGAGGCCGCGGACGACGCCGGCGCCGACCGCGTCACCGGGCTGACGGTCGCGGTCGGCGAGGCCACCCACCTCGCGCCCACACAGCTCCGCTTCTGTCTGGAGGCGGTGACGGACGACCTGCTCGCGGACGCGACAGTGTCGTTCGAACGAGTGCGGGCCCGTGGGACGTGCGACTGCGGCTGGCGGGGCGAACTGGACCGACTCCCGGAGACGGTCGCGGCCGCGCCGGAGCGCCGGTGTCCGGCGTGTGACGGCACCGTGACCGTGACCGCCGGCCGGGAGTGTCGACTGGAGCGGATCACTGTCCCGGACGACGGCTCACCGAACGACACCGACTGA
- a CDS encoding winged helix-turn-helix transcriptional regulator has translation MSASESAVTEEPVEDGWDAVADLPPSAKLVAKVLEYEETLSQTEIAEETMLPPRTVRYALSRLEEVEVVDSRFSFSDARKRLYTLSI, from the coding sequence ATGAGTGCCTCAGAGTCTGCGGTGACAGAGGAGCCGGTCGAGGACGGCTGGGACGCGGTAGCGGACCTGCCGCCGAGTGCGAAGCTCGTCGCCAAGGTGTTGGAGTACGAGGAGACGCTGTCACAGACGGAGATCGCCGAAGAGACGATGCTGCCGCCGCGGACGGTGCGGTACGCCCTCTCGCGGCTGGAGGAGGTGGAGGTCGTCGACTCTCGATTCTCCTTCTCGGACGCGCGAAAGCGCCTGTACACCCTCTCTATCTGA
- the hypF gene encoding carbamoyltransferase HypF, with protein MATGETDAREAVTVRVTGTVQGVGFRPFVARTAAAHDLAGVVRNTDRGVQIRFEGAPGAVGDAVETVRSDPPPLASVEAVETATATVTGATDFEIVDSTGDEERTTLVPPDTAICPDCLADLRDPGSQFHDYWATGCVNCGPRFTVTAGLPYDRDRTALAAFPPCEGCRERYETRTDRRFHAQTVACPDCGPRVSFEPGDDGATATGTAAVDAVADRLRRGAVVGVEGAGGSHLVCTATEPTVVDRLRERTGRARKPFAVMAPTVDAVESFAAVSAEERETLTDRRRPVVVVDRLERSWLESVAPGLDTVGVMLPYSGLHHLLFDRVSAPLVVTSANRPGEPTCTETERLRGLSAPDALLTHDREIVNRADDSVVRVVDGRRQFLRRSRGWVPDPIPRPGDAGDTTALGVGARSDTTAAAAADDRLLASQHVGRVTDPATEGAHRAAAATVRELLDAEPDVVGHDLHPEFRTRDLAAAYAAEAGAETVGVWHHHAHAASLLADHGRERAVVIAADGVGHGPDGVARGGEVLDATLAESDRVGGLSEFRLPGGDRAAERPGRLLASLLADPDRIDRLLVGRDAAPDRETAATVRRQADAGVASPETTSAGRFLDAVAALLDVCTERRFRGEPAIRLETAASDGSPVPVAPPVDWSGEPTFVADEALARLDELRDQYPTADVAATGQALLADGLAEVAVETARERGREAVGLTGGVAHNAAVSRRVRRAVEDAGVTFLGHEAVPPGDGGLAVGQAVAAARRV; from the coding sequence GTGGCGACCGGCGAGACGGACGCCCGGGAGGCGGTGACGGTCCGGGTGACGGGGACGGTCCAAGGTGTCGGCTTCCGGCCGTTCGTGGCTCGGACGGCGGCGGCTCACGACCTCGCGGGCGTCGTCCGCAACACGGACCGTGGCGTCCAGATCCGGTTCGAGGGCGCTCCCGGAGCCGTCGGCGACGCGGTCGAGACCGTGCGGTCGGACCCGCCGCCGTTGGCGAGCGTAGAGGCGGTGGAGACGGCGACGGCGACGGTGACCGGGGCGACCGACTTCGAGATCGTCGACTCCACCGGCGACGAGGAACGGACGACGCTCGTCCCGCCGGACACGGCAATCTGTCCTGACTGTCTGGCGGACCTCCGGGACCCCGGCTCTCAGTTCCACGACTACTGGGCGACGGGGTGTGTGAACTGCGGCCCGCGGTTCACCGTGACCGCGGGGCTGCCGTACGACCGCGACCGGACGGCGCTCGCGGCGTTCCCGCCGTGTGAGGGCTGTCGGGAGCGCTACGAGACGCGGACGGACCGGCGGTTCCACGCCCAGACGGTGGCGTGTCCGGACTGTGGCCCGCGCGTGTCGTTCGAGCCGGGTGACGACGGCGCGACGGCGACGGGGACGGCCGCGGTCGACGCCGTCGCCGACCGACTGCGCCGCGGCGCGGTCGTCGGCGTCGAAGGCGCCGGCGGCAGTCACCTCGTCTGTACCGCGACGGAGCCGACGGTGGTCGACCGGCTGCGCGAACGGACGGGACGGGCGAGGAAGCCGTTCGCGGTGATGGCGCCGACTGTCGACGCCGTCGAGTCGTTCGCGGCCGTCTCCGCGGAGGAACGGGAGACGCTGACCGACCGCCGGCGCCCCGTCGTCGTCGTCGACCGACTGGAGCGGTCCTGGCTGGAGTCGGTCGCTCCCGGGCTAGACACGGTCGGCGTGATGCTGCCGTACAGCGGGCTCCACCACCTCCTGTTCGACCGGGTGTCGGCGCCGTTGGTCGTCACGAGCGCGAACCGGCCGGGAGAGCCGACGTGTACCGAGACGGAGCGGCTCCGTGGGCTGTCGGCCCCGGACGCGCTCCTGACACACGACCGCGAGATCGTCAACCGCGCCGACGACAGCGTCGTCCGGGTCGTCGACGGCCGTCGACAGTTCCTCCGGCGCTCCCGCGGGTGGGTGCCCGACCCCATCCCTCGGCCGGGCGACGCCGGCGACACGACCGCGCTCGGGGTCGGTGCGCGGTCGGACACGACGGCCGCCGCGGCCGCCGACGACCGACTGCTGGCGAGTCAACACGTCGGGAGAGTGACGGATCCGGCGACGGAGGGGGCCCACCGCGCGGCCGCCGCGACCGTCCGGGAGCTGTTGGACGCCGAGCCGGACGTGGTCGGTCACGATCTCCACCCGGAGTTCCGGACGCGCGACCTCGCCGCGGCGTACGCCGCAGAGGCGGGCGCGGAGACGGTCGGGGTCTGGCACCACCACGCTCACGCGGCGTCGCTGCTGGCGGACCACGGCCGCGAGCGGGCGGTCGTGATCGCGGCAGACGGCGTCGGTCACGGGCCGGACGGCGTCGCCCGCGGCGGGGAGGTGTTGGACGCGACGCTCGCCGAGAGCGACCGGGTCGGCGGGCTGTCGGAGTTCCGGCTGCCGGGCGGCGACCGGGCGGCCGAACGACCCGGGCGGCTGTTGGCGTCGTTGCTGGCGGACCCCGACCGAATCGACCGGCTGCTCGTCGGCCGCGACGCCGCTCCGGACCGGGAGACGGCCGCGACCGTCCGCCGGCAGGCCGACGCCGGCGTCGCCAGCCCGGAGACGACCAGCGCCGGGCGGTTCCTGGACGCCGTCGCCGCACTCCTGGACGTGTGTACGGAGCGACGGTTCCGCGGCGAGCCGGCGATCCGGCTGGAGACGGCCGCGAGCGACGGCAGCCCCGTTCCCGTCGCGCCGCCGGTGGACTGGAGCGGCGAGCCGACGTTCGTCGCCGACGAGGCGTTGGCCCGGCTGGACGAGCTCCGGGACCAGTACCCGACGGCGGACGTGGCCGCGACGGGACAGGCGTTGTTGGCGGACGGGCTCGCCGAGGTTGCCGTCGAGACCGCCCGCGAGCGCGGCCGCGAGGCCGTCGGGCTGACCGGCGGCGTCGCACACAACGCCGCCGTCTCCCGCCGGGTGCGGCGGGCCGTCGAGGACGCCGGAGTGACCTTCCTCGGCCACGAGGCCGTCCCACCGGGTGACGGCGGACTCGCGGTCGGGCAGGCGGTCGCGGCCGCTCGGCGGGTGTGA
- a CDS encoding universal stress protein — translation MYDAVLAATDGSDHARVAAAHAVVAGRRFDADVPVVSVADRRATAALPANGGAAVAAAAAETAANEALATAPDDDRVETVLARGDPGQVIAARADRRGAGLIAVGTHGRSGVSRYLVGSVAARVIRAGVAPVLVARASHAEPPRRGYRDVVVATDGTGRVDTVLPTAFELACEHDATIHAISVVDTATNPTFTGLAGSRSVDYREQSAEAATERVTTRARKRDFDARTVVETGEPAAVVTDYAARVDADLLAVATAGRSGLSRLLVGSTTERLLGSAPAPVLVARAGPVGPD, via the coding sequence GTGTACGACGCCGTTCTGGCGGCGACGGACGGGAGCGACCACGCTCGCGTCGCCGCCGCCCACGCGGTCGTAGCCGGCCGTCGGTTCGACGCCGACGTGCCGGTCGTGAGCGTCGCCGACCGGCGCGCGACAGCGGCGCTGCCGGCGAACGGCGGCGCGGCGGTCGCCGCCGCGGCCGCCGAGACGGCCGCCAACGAGGCGTTGGCGACGGCACCCGACGACGACCGGGTGGAGACGGTGTTGGCCCGCGGCGACCCCGGACAGGTGATCGCGGCACGCGCCGACCGCCGGGGCGCGGGGCTGATCGCCGTCGGCACACACGGCCGGTCCGGCGTGTCGCGGTACCTCGTCGGGAGCGTCGCGGCGCGCGTGATTCGAGCGGGAGTAGCACCGGTGCTCGTCGCTCGCGCGAGTCACGCGGAGCCGCCACGGCGGGGGTACCGAGACGTGGTCGTGGCGACGGACGGCACCGGCCGGGTGGACACGGTGTTGCCGACGGCGTTCGAGTTGGCGTGTGAACACGACGCGACGATCCACGCGATCAGCGTCGTCGACACGGCGACGAACCCGACGTTCACCGGCCTGGCGGGCAGTCGCTCCGTCGACTACCGGGAGCAGTCCGCCGAGGCGGCGACGGAACGGGTGACGACCCGGGCGCGCAAGCGCGACTTCGACGCCCGGACGGTCGTCGAGACCGGCGAGCCGGCGGCGGTCGTGACGGACTACGCCGCGCGGGTGGACGCGGACCTGTTGGCGGTCGCCACGGCCGGCCGGAGCGGGCTCTCCCGGTTGCTCGTCGGTAGCACGACGGAACGGCTGCTCGGATCGGCGCCGGCGCCGGTGCTCGTCGCCCGCGCCGGACCGGTCGGTCCCGACTGA
- the hypB gene encoding hydrogenase nickel incorporation protein HypB, whose protein sequence is MYSSTHRPTHSPKHATPGSLAGAVADRARRLLARVTDGVDGGVSRVAEVIDGRVADSLVGAPAPGPSSAHRFGHGDDTDGEATDTEADVLAAVRDRARENHERLAHDADVFAVELLGATGSGKTALIEWLLEHAHDGDRVGVVTGDVSGEDDAERLRRHGVPVVNVTTGKDCHLDPRRVADALDDERLELDALDALYVENVGNVVCPADFPLGTAVRLAVVSPTEGTDVVRKHPHLFQVADAVAINKTDLAEAVGADTDRMVADARRIAPDAPVVETSVETEAGLGDLVDSLGGFRAADYDDGGHAHTDDSDHAHADGHTHHDDGGAPDHSDETPDDGPEVRRADHATDGGER, encoded by the coding sequence GTGTACAGTTCCACGCACAGACCGACGCACAGTCCGAAACACGCCACGCCGGGGTCGCTGGCGGGGGCCGTCGCCGACCGAGCACGGCGGCTGCTCGCCCGAGTCACCGACGGGGTCGACGGCGGGGTCTCCCGGGTCGCCGAGGTGATCGACGGCAGGGTCGCCGACAGCCTCGTCGGCGCGCCCGCACCGGGACCGTCGTCGGCTCACCGGTTCGGCCACGGCGACGACACCGACGGGGAGGCGACGGACACGGAGGCGGACGTGTTGGCGGCCGTCCGGGACCGGGCCCGGGAGAACCACGAACGGCTCGCCCACGACGCGGACGTGTTCGCCGTCGAACTGCTGGGTGCGACCGGCAGCGGCAAGACGGCGCTGATCGAGTGGCTGTTGGAGCACGCCCACGACGGCGACCGCGTCGGGGTCGTCACCGGCGACGTGTCCGGCGAGGACGACGCCGAGCGACTGCGCCGCCACGGTGTCCCGGTCGTGAACGTCACCACGGGGAAGGACTGTCACCTGGACCCACGGCGCGTCGCGGACGCGTTGGACGACGAGCGCCTCGAACTGGACGCCCTGGACGCCCTGTACGTCGAGAACGTCGGCAACGTCGTCTGTCCGGCGGACTTCCCGCTCGGGACGGCCGTGCGGCTCGCCGTCGTCTCGCCCACGGAGGGGACGGACGTGGTCCGGAAACACCCCCACCTGTTCCAGGTCGCCGACGCCGTCGCCATCAACAAGACGGACCTCGCGGAGGCGGTCGGCGCCGACACGGACCGGATGGTCGCGGACGCCCGCCGAATCGCCCCGGACGCGCCGGTCGTGGAGACGAGTGTAGAGACCGAAGCCGGCCTCGGGGACCTCGTCGACAGCCTGGGAGGGTTCCGGGCCGCCGACTACGACGACGGTGGGCACGCACACACCGACGACAGTGACCACGCGCACGCCGACGGCCACACCCACCACGACGACGGTGGGGCGCCCGACCACAGTGACGAGACGCCCGACGACGGCCCGGAGGTGAGACGGGCGGACCACGCGACGGACGGGGGTGAGCGGTAG
- the hypE gene encoding hydrogenase expression/formation protein HypE, whose protein sequence is MSEEVVTAAHGAGTEATADLVDRLLGDRFGGGEGGDAGDGDAGGAGGALPAGAVGLAARDDGAVVPDATTGDETATATVVSTDSHVVQPPVFPGGDVGRLAAAGTVNDLAAMGATDGVTLSSALVIPAGTPVDTVETVTASMAAVCETAGCTLRTGDTKVVGADELDGLVVTTTGVARVDPADTLPASGLSPGDRLVVTGPVGDHGVALLAAREGFDFETAPESDAAPTAGLLRAAREAGEITAATDPTRGGLANAVNELAAASDAGVVLDEETPVADDTRGAAEVLGVDPLTVACEGRLVVGVDADDAETVVDRLRDTPGGEGAAVIGRVVDDHPGDVVLDTGIGRRYLSVPTGERVPRIC, encoded by the coding sequence GTGAGCGAGGAGGTCGTCACGGCCGCCCACGGCGCCGGCACGGAGGCGACGGCCGATCTCGTCGACCGACTCCTGGGCGACCGGTTCGGCGGTGGCGAGGGGGGAGACGCCGGCGACGGCGACGCTGGCGGCGCCGGCGGCGCCCTCCCTGCCGGCGCCGTCGGGCTGGCGGCCCGCGACGACGGCGCGGTCGTCCCGGACGCCACGACCGGCGACGAGACGGCGACCGCGACGGTCGTGAGCACGGACAGCCACGTCGTCCAGCCGCCGGTCTTCCCGGGCGGGGACGTGGGGCGACTCGCGGCCGCCGGCACGGTCAACGACCTCGCCGCGATGGGGGCGACGGACGGCGTGACGCTGTCGAGCGCGCTCGTGATCCCGGCCGGCACGCCCGTCGACACCGTCGAGACGGTGACGGCGTCGATGGCGGCGGTGTGTGAGACGGCCGGCTGCACGCTCCGGACGGGCGACACCAAGGTCGTCGGCGCGGACGAACTCGACGGCCTGGTCGTGACGACCACCGGCGTCGCCCGGGTGGACCCGGCGGACACGCTGCCCGCGAGCGGGCTGTCGCCGGGCGACCGGCTCGTGGTCACCGGGCCGGTCGGCGACCACGGTGTCGCCTTACTCGCCGCCCGCGAGGGGTTCGACTTCGAGACAGCCCCCGAGAGCGACGCCGCGCCGACGGCGGGACTGCTGCGGGCCGCCCGCGAGGCCGGGGAGATCACGGCCGCGACCGACCCCACCCGTGGCGGGCTGGCGAACGCCGTCAACGAACTGGCGGCCGCGAGCGACGCCGGCGTCGTGTTGGACGAAGAGACTCCGGTCGCGGACGACACCCGCGGCGCCGCGGAGGTGCTGGGGGTCGACCCGCTGACGGTCGCCTGCGAGGGGCGGCTCGTCGTCGGGGTCGACGCCGACGACGCCGAGACGGTCGTCGACCGGCTCCGCGACACCCCCGGCGGCGAGGGTGCGGCCGTGATCGGCCGGGTCGTCGACGACCACCCCGGCGACGTGGTGTTGGACACCGGAATCGGCCGACGGTACCTCTCCGTGCCGACCGGGGAGCGAGTCCCGCGGATCTGCTGA
- a CDS encoding protein phosphatase, whose translation MTPIGDRLFVGDARDAARGDALPAVGVEAVVRLTHSPPETPYPESLAVDAVPLIDGPRNDPAATRRAISRLRARVESGETTLVHCSAGASRSVAVAAGALALVRGVAFDDALATVREQHGPSQPHPAVVENARAAVADLADDAA comes from the coding sequence GTGACACCCATCGGTGACCGACTGTTCGTCGGCGACGCGCGCGACGCCGCCCGCGGCGACGCACTGCCCGCGGTCGGCGTTGAGGCGGTGGTGCGGCTCACCCACTCCCCCCCGGAGACGCCGTACCCCGAGTCGCTGGCCGTCGACGCCGTCCCGCTGATCGACGGCCCACGGAACGACCCCGCGGCGACGCGCCGGGCGATCTCCCGGCTCCGGGCCCGAGTCGAATCCGGCGAGACGACGCTCGTCCACTGTTCCGCCGGCGCCTCCCGTAGCGTCGCCGTCGCCGCCGGCGCGCTCGCGCTCGTCCGCGGCGTCGCGTTCGACGACGCGCTCGCGACCGTCCGGGAGCAACACGGTCCCAGCCAGCCACACCCCGCGGTCGTCGAGAACGCTCGGGCAGCCGTCGCCGACCTCGCGGACGACGCCGCGTGA